The Candidatus Dependentiae bacterium genomic sequence TTTTACATGATAAAAAAGGCTTCTCAATAAAAAAAGATGGTGAAATTCACAGAGTTAGAAATTGTTTTGTTGATAAAGAAATAAGAAATCTTTCAAGCAAAGAGTTAATGCAATTCTTGGGAAACCTAAAGGTTGTAGAAATTAATGGTCAAAAAGTAGAATTTGAAAAGATTACTAAAAAACAATTTAAAAAAATGGCAACAACTGAAACATCTCAAAAAATAGAATTTGATAAAAAAGAAGCTGAACAGTTGTTTAAAGCACTAAGTCGTTCTCACAGCGGCTATATTTCTGTAACCCAAATGAGTGATGGTGAATATAGCTTAAAAAGCCACATTAGAGTATCAGGTGGCGGTCCATTTGGTGCATTGGTAGCTTATTGGGGTACAAAAGTTGTTGCTTATGGTGGGATTATGGTTGCAAATATTGTTACGACTGGTCCTGCAGGTATTGTTTTTGGTATTCAGGAATGCGTTGCTGCTGCACCAACAATAGAAGGAGTAGCTGTTGCTGCAGAGATGATTGGGTTGGTGGCTCCAACACCTTAAGCCTGTTTTAATAAATTAAGTTGCTTTTTACTAAAGTAATAGTAGAAAGCAACTTTAATATTTAAAGAATGAATATAAGTATGAATAACGAAGAGATTGTTATACCCTTTGATAAAGAGTCGATTAAATATCTTATATTTATAATGTTTTTACCAATAATATTATTGATAAGTATGTTTTCTTTTTTTTATTTAATTGTAAATTTTCGAATACCTTTTTTCTTGGAATTTTATATTATTCCTTTTATTAATTTTCTTTTAATTTTATTAATTTTATTATTTTTAATAGTGATAGTTCAACTTTATTTTTATATGAATGCCCCTTCACCTTTGGCGATTATTAATAAAAATGGAGTTTTTATTAAAGGATACGGCTTTATTGTATGGAAGAATATTAAAGAATTTGAATTATATTCAACTAAGCGAAGCCCTGATTTTAAATTAATAGGGATCAGAGTTAAGAGTATTTTTAGCTTATTGAGGAAGGCTTCTTTGGGTGGAAAAATGGGAATAGTTGTGTCTATTATTTTTGGTTATTATCCTATTTCATTGTCATATCCCATGTCTTTATCAAATAATGGTATTAATAACGAAAATATTGTAAATTTTGCAAAAAAATATATTAATCAGATAGATTAAGAATTACACTTAATCGCATTTCTTCTTTTTATTATTTGCTAATATTGTCTAACTTTGTTTTTAAAAATAAGCTTTTATATGTATCGGTCTTGTAAATTAAAACTAAAATCTATAGCCTTGGTTCTAAATGTGTCAATTAAGGTACACCAGCCGCCGCTCCTGCGGAGCTATGGCTGGCATGACAGTTTTTTTAATTATTAATCTATTTATTCTTCCTTAACATAGGAAGTCCTGTTCGCTCATTTTCCACAACCTCATATCCTGTAGGAAGTGCCGCAAGAACATTACTCCCAGCTTCACCCGCAAAGTAATAGATATTTTGTTTACGATCACCCTTGAGTTTAACTTCCTTTGAATGTAGAAAATATGTTTTTCCACTTTTTTTGGATTTTACACTAAATGCCATACTTAAATCTCCTCTAAATAATATGATATTGTTATAATAATTATAGATGATGCTAATATATTAAAATATAATAAGTCTCGTTTTTTATTTATTTAGCTTCGTAATGCTGGTTGTAAAGACTTCACTATATTCTACCCTTGGAATAATACATAATTTATTTACATTTATAAATTGTGCTCTTTTTGATCAAATTTATGTTCAAATGGTTTGATAGTTAAATATAAACTATCTATCTCCGCTTGTTGTAAAACTCCAAATTTTCCTAATTCTTTAATCATAAGATCGTGATCAACACAAATAATACCATCCATACCAACAGCCTTAGCCCCAATAATGTTTTTTTCAAAATCATCAATAAACAAACATTCTTCGGCTTTGATTTTATATGTATCAAACAAAATATGATAAATTTCCGGATCAGGTTTTATAGCATGCACTATATGTGAATAAATAAGACCATCAAATAATTTTAAAAAACCATACTCCGTTTTATCAAAATCAATATCAGAAGCACTATTTGATAACAAAAAAAGCTTATATCCTTTTTCCTTAAGAAGCTTTACTAGATTAATTACCTGAGGTACAGGAGTTAAGTATGCAGGTAAGCTATAAAAAAATTTTATAACCTGATCTTGGTTATATTTTTTAGGAAGAGTTTTTAAAGC encodes the following:
- a CDS encoding HAD family phosphatase, which translates into the protein MKKIFLLSLFIIGTIFCIEQKDKGNAMERHVKYKNIIFDFGGVLTEFPLQKIFQDIFVQGEEVMSMELWQELFWCDSFAELQRGNITAAQALKTLPKKYNQDQVIKFFYSLPAYLTPVPQVINLVKLLKEKGYKLFLLSNSASDIDFDKTEYGFLKLFDGLIYSHIVHAIKPDPEIYHILFDTYKIKAEECLFIDDFEKNIIGAKAVGMDGIICVDHDLMIKELGKFGVLQQAEIDSLYLTIKPFEHKFDQKEHNL